GAAAGTGACAAATAGCTGCCAAAACGATGCAACCATTCATCATAACATCGCTTGGATGAATATGAAGTGACAATATACATAGTGAAGAAACCAAGAAAACCATTACTCATAAAATTTAATGGATATGGTTTTTACTCTTCACCCAACCACCACATTGATATTTATACCACTAATGTGTATGCATACTAATCTCTTTGGTACATCACCAACTATAGGagtgtaatatatttttttcaaaccaTAATATTCACCTTGTATACCTTAATTATACAACTTATCACATTGCAGCAGCAGCAGAACCTCGTCGGCCAGATTTTGATGCACCACCAGCTACCTTATTCCGCCGCCTAGAGCTCCGTCCAGGGCGGTGTTTCCGGTGGCTTTGGCTGTGGCTGTGGCTCCCACCAAACTTCATCTTCTGCCTAAGCCTTCCACTGTCCCTAAACAAGTCTCTTTCAGACTGAACAATCACACATTCTGGTGGTGGCACAGGGTACCTAAGGTTATCATAACAATAAGAATAGTACATGTATCTTTCcctaaaaaatttcatggattTTCGCCTTTCTAACGTGATGTTAGAGTAATCTTGAGCAAGTAATTTAGCACTTCTGTCAGTGCAATTTGTTGATGGAATTTGCTCAGTGGGATCTACTATGCATCCTTCAAGAACTAAGTCTTTAAGCTCTGTTGCAAAAGGTTCAAATTTATAGTCCACTTTAGCTTTGCCACCATTTGTAGCCCAAGAAGATGCATCCCAAATTGTGGCATATAAAGACATTGGTTTTGATGGAAAGTCACCTCCCATTGCTGGATGGCGATTTATTTCTCTAAGTGGTGTTTCATCAATGTAAAATCTGTAaaagaaaggaaacaaaatCAAGACTTCTATAGCTATAGTCCTAACTCCTATGTTgctcaaactcttcaaaaatgctaACGGGAGGTGAGATTCTCTAAAGTTAGTGCATTTTTAAGAATCCGATATGAATGCCGAACAAAGAGTTAAGAGCAACATAAAGCATTGGTAACTTCTTATAATAAGTGTAACTAGttacttgaaaatatatatagcaTACAATATTATGTTGCAACAGGTAAAATTACACTCTTGAGTGTAAAATCTTCACACTGTCAGTATATATAAGTATAATCCTATGGTAATCACGTAATTTCaatcattaaataattattgtgcGACTATTTCAAAATATCTTATGGGCCTAAACTAGAAATACTATCTTCAAGTTTTTGGGAAAATGTCCACAAATTTATGTTGTGAACTTTAGTATGATCACTTTAAGAAATCATTTCCTCGTAGAAAGCCAAGAAGACATTGATATTTACTACTATGTGGTCCTATGTTTACTGTACTCGCTAATTTATAGAGTACAAACAAAATTTGTTAAATAAGCTTGATGGTATATGTACTTATATTAATAAGCTTGATGGTAAATATTGTGATTTGTGGCAATGTAAACAAAAAACTTGTTGATAAGAACAAAACATGATGGTCCGATACACAAAGTATTTCGTGCTCACATAGAATTCGAGGAAGTGCCTCACCCAAGGGATAAGGGATGCTTCCATGATTCGAATTCGTGACTTGTAGGTCACTTTAAGACAATTTATCTGTTGCCTTCAAAAatacttattaagaaaattttgTGCAAGCCAATGATATTAAAAAGGAGTAATAATTAAGTTCAAAGTCATGATTATTGACCTTTCTTTTCAAGTTTAGACAATTTTTTAAGTGTGTACGTATTCAATTAGTGCAAATGTCATTTGGAGAACAGCCAATCACGCCAGTTTTTCAGCTTTAAGAATTTTtctagaaaaaggaaaaagtaacAGTTGCACTACATAAATCAAGCAATTAGAACTTTATATCCCTTTAATAAAGATTAGCTATtcagattaattaattaatgagctaaTCAACATTTTTCTGCACTTAATTATTTGCATCAACTGGCCCGTTCATTAACGCTCCCATGAACTGGACCATAACAACTTTAATTTGACATGGTAAATACGTACTCGTATCAGATGTTTTACACTAAGTTAAATGATTAAAGCGAAAACGCATATCACCTGACCGtagttaaatatttaaaaaaagtttatgcaAAACATgtactatttatatttattgacATAATATAAACATCCAACACTAACCCTccaaataccaaaaaaatatatatatgaaaagagAACTCCAGAGAAAAAGATTGTTTACTAAATTAACTTCTAGAAAGCACCAGGGACAATACATAAGATAAAAATGATGATTGTATGTATTGTGTTTGCTCTTTCCCTTTCGAATGGTActtcatttctctttttatctctcctcaattatttttactttcgTCGTCTCGAAAAAATAATCTTCTATAATcacttatatatataccataaaattaaaaatatgatggAAAATATGTCCCCGTTCAATCAGTGACAAATATATACacatcataaaattaaaaatgtgaTGAAAAATATGTCCCCGTTCAATCAGTGACAAAACTACGTAGGGTGTTATTGAGACTCTTTGCTTGAGCATTTTTCATTAGTTAGATAGTTGAAACAATTTTTATATGAATGAATGTTATAAAAGTGTTtgattgtatatataaattatctctattttttgttttgtttcccACGTGGTGTTTGGAGTTTGCATTGAAGACTTGACTAAATCTGAATACTCCCAACAAGACTTTCTCCATACTCATAGCTCAAACTTGAGACGTTTAATTAAGGGTGAAACAGTCCCATCATTGCACCATATTTAATAACCATTATCTTATTCAACAAAAGCAACAGCTGACCAAATAAATATGTGTTTAACTTTTTCGAAAACGAGTCGAAACCTTAATACGTAAATTTCTCTCTCCGCGTTTGGCCAAAAAGTAGGCATAATATACTTACTATTTCCAACAATTTTCTTGCTGCCTAATGTTTTTCATAACTAAGAGATTATTCTATTAAAACTTAAAAGGAATAAGAGGACCATTAAAATGTTCTATTCCGTTCGcttttaattaaagaatttgggttcaaattttgaaaatagaaaGTTTTGATAGAAAATGTCTCCACCAAATTAGTCGACCAAAATTCAAGATACCAAATAGTATTACCAGAAAATAATAAGAGTTGGTCAAACCAACTCTTATTAAGGAACACTTTTAAGTATTAAAGTCATCGATTCTATGAATAATTAATCAGCGATAGAAGTACTGAAACTGATAATAAACGGAGAGAAGAAGGAATATAATTAGGAAGCTTACATGATGTGTTTTGGTGTCCAAAGAATGCTGTATTGATGAAAGTCCTTGCTTGGATCAAACCACATTCTATACCTCTCTTCTCTACCACGGCTAACACTGCCATTTCCATACATGTTAGTCTGAAACCTCCATGGTTGACCATTCACATTCCCCAAAAACTCAATATCTAACTCATCATGATTCTTCTCAAATGTGTCTGCATTTGATGTCTACATATCCATATATGAACTcattaaatgaaaaatacaacATCTTCCAACAAACAAACATAGTCAACGATCTCAAATATTAGTAACTGAGTTCTGaatttgtacatatttaatgaatttcttaACAAAGATATGAAGTTTATTTAAGTTATGTCTAACTCATATATTATACATCCATACCTAGTTGGATCATTTATACTTTTGCAGTGCATGAAACATTCTGCATTACGTACATAAGACTAGCTAGTTATAAGTATTAGTGATTGCTTCAACGAATTGTATACTATGTACATCACTTATTTAAATTCCAATGAACAATGATGCAATATAGTAATAATCAAACTACATGCATTTTCATATAACTCTTCCCCATGCAAAATACACAGGTACAATTGTACATGCATATAATAGTATGACAAAAATAGGTAGTCAAAAGCAGGCTCTTAAacaatattttatgcatatatattaaaaaaaaatcaatacaatacgatttttttttgcatatattaataatttgttagaTACTTACATAAAATGCGACAACGATGCCGGCAGTATATATGGCCGGCAACTTTATACTAGCACTAAAAAACCCATAATTGTAATATTCTGTTGAAATTACACCCGATCCTGCAAAACACGTATAAATTGACGATTCAGGCATATCCAGTGAAATTCCACAGCTAAAATGTACgcatatgaaaataaatttaaaaaagttgaattaattaattaataaatgaatTACCTGAGAATTTATTAAGGAGGAGACGAAAACTTCGATCATCAGGAGATCGTTCAATATTGAAATCACTAAAAAGAGGGGAATATCCTTCTTCGAAAGTAATCGTCGATAGATTAAACGCCTTATACGTCGTGTTCGCCGCCGTCGTCTCAGCCGCCGGAAAAATGTACAACAATAAAAGGAGAGAGAAAGGTGCTATTGATTTTGATACAGATGAAAGAACTCGATAATCcatgatttttttgtaattctgtatata
This genomic stretch from Solanum stenotomum isolate F172 chromosome 10, ASM1918654v1, whole genome shotgun sequence harbors:
- the LOC125878270 gene encoding probable xyloglucan endotransglucosylase/hydrolase protein 30; amino-acid sequence: MYVYILIIYIQNYKKIMDYRVLSSVSKSIAPFSLLLLLYIFPAAETTAANTTYKAFNLSTITFEEGYSPLFSDFNIERSPDDRSFRLLLNKFSGSGVISTEYYNYGFFSASIKLPAIYTAGIVVAFYTSNADTFEKNHDELDIEFLGNVNGQPWRFQTNMYGNGSVSRGREERYRMWFDPSKDFHQYSILWTPKHIIFYIDETPLREINRHPAMGGDFPSKPMSLYATIWDASSWATNGGKAKVDYKFEPFATELKDLVLEGCIVDPTEQIPSTNCTDRSAKLLAQDYSNITLERRKSMKFFRERYMYYSYCYDNLRYPVPPPECVIVQSERDLFRDSGRLRQKMKFGGSHSHSQSHRKHRPGRSSRRRNKVAGGASKSGRRGSAAAAM